The sequence GTGTCCTTTTCGTCCTCTGTTATTAGGTTTCCAAGGTGGAGGCAGTTGGTGTACCGCTTTGATCACCGCCTTGCTGAAATCGGCGGTGAAATTGCGGTTCACATGGTTCGCAACTGTTGGATTAATCCTTTTCTTTGCGCGTCCCATCCAATGAAAAAATGAATGTTTCTTCCTTAATTATCTATTTCGGGATGAAGCCATAAGGTACGGTACTTTTATGTATCATGAGTAATTTAATGGTGTTGCTATGAGAAATATTGATGTTTCGTTGCTTGAGGATCGTTTAGGATATCGGTTTCGTGATCGGAAATTACTCGAAAACGCTCTGACGCATAAGACGTTTGCATTTGAGGCGAGTAGTGCAGTTGAGTATAATGAACGTCTTGAATTTCTCGGAGATAGTATTTTGAATTTTGTTGTTGCTGAGCAGTTGTATCTCAGCAATCGATATTTTTCTGAGGGGGAGTTGACTCGTCGTCGTTCAAACGGAGTGAATAATCAGTTTTTAGCTGAGGTTGCCGATCATCTTAATCTTGGTGCATTTTTACGGCTTGGTAAAGGTGAGACGAAGCAACATGGTTCGAAGAATCGGACGAATCTTGCAAATGCTTTAGAAGCTGTGATTGGTGCGATATATCTTGATTCAGGTTTGGATCAGGTGCGAAGGTTTATTCTCGAAAAGGTGTTCTCTAAGGAACATCAGTTTTGATCTAATTATCTATATGAATTCATTTATTAAATGCTCTTATATAGAAATATTTATATAATAATTATTAATGTCGGTTTTCTCAGAATATGGTAGTTGAACTGGGGAAGCATCCTTTTTTCCACATATTCATTCTCATCACCTCCCCTCTCTTCCCCATCACTACACATATTTTTATTTATCTTTAACATACCTGCGCATGTTATTGGTAAAAAAGAATGATCTTATTGTTAGAGTTTTGAAGATAAGAGAAAGCGGATAATCATCCCGAGGATGAAAATAAAGCTTAACGTTGCAAGGTAAAATAAAGTCATTTCCCATTTTTTTTGGAGAACCAAACCCATCCATCTCACCGTTACAAACAGCTATTTTTTATTCTTTTTTATACTTTTCTTTGTTTTCTTTCGGCAAATGACGATGCATGTACTAGGAGGGGCAATATGACACCTTTTTATGCTCCTAGTGAATACTGAATTGCAATACCAGACCGATGTGGTTTTCGTACAAGCGAGGTGTGTATGAGATGCAAGTAAGTGAAATCATGACAAAAAATGTGGTTACTATTGAATGTGATCAAACTGTTGTCAAAGCCTGTGAGCGATATAAGCAGATGGGTGTAGGATGTCTCGTGGTTATGAAGGGGAATTTGATTGTTGGCATTCTCACTGAACGGGATATTATCGAGCGTGTCATCCTTGAAGGAAGGGATCCGTATACCACTTCAGTTGATGCAATCATGACAAAAAATATCAAAACTATTCATGCGTCTGCACCTGTTGAAAAAGCAGCTGAGATGATGAAGAAATATAGAATCAAAAAACTTCCCGTGGTTTTGAACAATGAGATTGTCGGTATTGTAACAGTCACTGATCTTGCAAATGCCCTTCCGAATGTGACCAAGAACATGTTCCGAAAACAAGAACCATATAAATATATTCAGATCACATCAGAATCCTACTAACGAGAACCTAAAATACTATATGTTCTAAAAAACAATCCTCGTTATATTATTTGTTGGCGAATGCTTGATTTTTAGTATATTCCCAATCTTTGTACAGGAGTTCTCGTTTTGATGATACTTGGTTTTCATCAGTGGTTTCTGAAGAGAGTGCGTCAATGATGATTCCTTCTATGTCACGAAGGATGATCTCACTTTCATCCTCAGTATAATCGGTGGTGTAAATCTGACCGTTTTTGTAAATGATACCTTCTTCCGAGTTATACACTGGTTTTTTTCCAATGAGTAACTCAGGGTCGTAATCTTGAATGTCTTCAAGTTTTTTTAACTGATAAGCATCATCAGCCATGCCAATCATGGTTCGGTAGATCTGTTGTTTTTTTAGATCATTTTCTCCTTTCATGGCATCTTGAAGAGCAGAGATAATTGCTGGGATATCTTGGGTTTCAGCTTCGAGTAATATTTTATGCCAAAACCAGTTGTACAGTTTGCTGCCACGAGCGTTGATATGTTCTGGTTTTTTTGCAGGGTAGAGAATGATACGGCCGTTGAGGGTTCGATGTTTTTTCCTCCACTCAGTTCTCTTTCGGTCAAGTTCTTGTTTCCGTGGGCTACTTTGGGTCATACCATAGAACTTATGATGTTTATTTGATATAAACCTTGTGGCAGATGTTTTCTGACATATTTGAAAAAAAGTGTTAGTATCGAATGGTTTATATGAGTTTGAACGATTTCTTGGTCTGGGGAGGTCGAAGTGGTGGTTGAGGTTATCACCGTTGATCATCTGACAAAATATCATCATACAACGTGTGTTCTACATGACCTTAGTTTTTCGGTTCAATCTGGTGAAGTTTTTGGACTTCTTGGGCCCGATGGTGCCGGGAAGACAACTCTTTTGCGAACGTTGCTTGGTTTTCTGAAACCAGATACCGGATGTATTCGGCTGTTCGATCTTCAGGTTCCTAACCATAGTTCAGTAATTAACACCGACATCGGCTACATTTCAAATCAGGTTTCATTTTATCGCTATGTCACTGGATATCAGATGCTGTCGTATCTGTCGAAACTCCGTGGCAATGCTCTGTATGCATTTGATGAACTCGTACATCTATTTGAAATTCCACTGCATGAAAAGATACATCGATATCATCCAGAACTGAAACAAAAACTGAATATCATCCAAGCATTCATGCATGAACCTGCAGTTGTTCTTATGGATGATCCAGTACGTCTGCTCAACGATGAAGATCGAAAAATCTTTTTTTCACTACTAGCTGAGCAAAAAAAGAAAGGAGCAACCATGGTTTTTGCCTCTGGAGATTTTGACGAACTCGCGCTGATCTGTGATCGAATTGGGTTGTTGCACAATGGTGTATTGCTTGTTGTTGATACTGTAGAGGGGTTGAGAAAAACCAAAGATACTCTGCTTGCTCCTGGCAAAAATGATGGGCAGACGTGTTTGTCTGCAGGGGAACACGTATGAACCGAGGACTCGTGGTGATGATCCAAACACTTCGTGATCACGCAGCATTTGTTTTAGTTCTCATCGTTCTTTTCGTAGGAATTGCTGGTGTCGTGTTGACTGCATATCCAACGTTTTTTCCCGTTGAGAATACCGCGTTTTTTTTAGAGGATGAACAGTATTTTGAGACTTTTGATCAGAATCCTACGTTGAACCGTTCCTTTCTTCGTTTTAGCAGCCTGTTTTTTTATCAATGGTTTCTCATGCTCATCGGCGGATGTATCATTGGATATGCGGCGTCTTTGTTGTTATCGCAAGAATTCCAGAAAAACACCTTGGATGTGTTACTGGCAACACCGTTATCTCGGAAAGAATTTGCGGTGGGAAAATTTCTCGGTTTTTGCTCTGCTCTTTTTATCATCAATATCGTTCTCATTGTGAGTGTCATAGTGATTATCCGTAGTCTTGGTGAAATAGTTGATATCAGTCGTTTGATGGTGATGCATGGTGTTCTTCTTCTCTATTTTTTTGCAGCGGCATCACTTGGTTTCTTGATTGCTTTATTTGCTGATACTGCGCAGAAATCAGGGATGATTACTGTTGGGATTCTGAGTGGTATGTTTTGTTGTGAACTTCTGAGTCGGAGTTTTTCTGACGTATCATGGCTTGGTTATCTTTCGCTACACCATTATTGTAATCCTGATCTTCTGTTACTTGACACTCATCTTGATCTGATCAGTCTTATCGTCTTACTTGTCTTCACCGCTGAATGTATTCTCCTGAGTCTCGTTGTTTTTATGAAAAAGGACATCTGGCATTGAAAAACCTTCTAATTTTCATAGAAGCATCTCTGTTTCCTCAGGTTTTTTGACCAAAAATTTATAATATATCTTAAATATCTATTCGGTGGGGGTATCTACTCATGATGATAGTAAAAAAATGTTTATCCATGCTGGTTTGTCTTTTGTTATGTGTGATTGCATTGACTCCAGGTCAGGCTCACATTACTTCTGGTGAAAAACGAACGCAGGGTGATATTCATGGCAATGTTCGTGAGGAGACACCTGGATGCGGATGTCAGGATGAAGGTATATCGGACAGTATGAATCAGCAGTATTCAGAACATCATCAGTATCGAACTGGGCTTCTTGTAGGTGGTGAACCACTACCTGAAGGGGAGATAATCCTGGGGGACCCACCAGCAGCATGGGATTGGCGGTCTGCAACGTATGAAGGAGTCACAGGCGATTGGACAACTGATGTTCATAATCAGGGAAATTGCGGGAGTTGTTATGCATTTGGGTCACTGGCTGCATTTGAATCAGTTATTAATATGAAAAAGAAAAATCCAAATTATGATATTGATCTGTCTGAGCAGTTTATGGTTTCCTGTGGTACGGAGTGGATGTCTGGCATTGAAGGATGTGATGGTGCCTATGCAACGCCGACGTATAATTTTTTAAAGACGTATGGTGCGATCCCTGAGTCTTGTTTTCCGTATACGAGCAGCTCTGGTTCGGTTCCATCATGTTCTCAGAAATGTAGCAATTGGCAAAACCTCGTCATCAAAATTGATAGTTGGCATACCATTGCTGCTGATCAAACTTCAATTAAAAATGCTTTGATTCAGTACGGCCCGTTATCTGCAGGTATGGCTGTGTATTCAGATTTTTATGATTACGATGGTGGTGTCTATGAACATCCAGGGAGTGATCCTGATCCAATTAATCATATGGTGTGTATTGTTGGGTATAATGATGCGCAGGGTTGTTGGATTGTGAAAAACAGCTGGGGATCTTGGTGGGGTGAGAATGGTTGGTTCCGGATAAAATATGGCGAATGTAAAATCGAACAAGCAGTTGTCTATTTTACGTATACTGATGTTTCTGGTCCACAGCTGAAAATACAAATGCATCGGATCAAAGCGTTGGGAAATATTGAAAACTGGTTTGAGGGTGGAGCTGATTGGTCGTATCAAATATCGGTGAATGCTGGTCAGGGTTGGGTTGATCAGGTGAATGATGCGTATTCATCAAATGTCGATGATCAAACCCAAGATGTTGTTCATTCATTTAATGCTCGCGTTGTTGAACCTGAGATTCGCATTAAAGTCTGGGATCGCGACTCCTTGAGTGGGCATGATCTTGCAGATGTGAGCGGCTATGTTGGTGGAGGTGTTGATAACGATATCAGTGATGTTCGAGGTGCGATTTTTTATGGGAAATATAATATTGTGACGAACTCCTTTATTCCAATAGACACCATTCAAATTGATGGAGGTTTTATCACAACTTCAGGTACGTATGCCCCAGATAACAGTGCCAATAGCGATGCTGAGAATGATGCAATGGTTTGGTTTAAGGTATCTGATACGTATACGCCGCCGGCTCCAAATCTCATGGTTGCAGGTTCGTTAAATGCCAGTGTCAAGTATGGGACAACCCATTTTTACCTTGGGTCGTTTACCGTGAAAAACATTGGTGTTGATCCTGAGGGTCTGAGTGATTCGTATCTCAACTGGGAGGTAGCTGCATATCCAAGCTGGGGTGCGAACTGGGAGTTTCAACCAGCAAATGGCGTGAATCTGAAATCAGGACAGACAGTTACCGTGAAAGTCTATGTCGATGTACCAACAGAAATGAATACTTTCACTGGTTCAATAAAAGTCTGGAACACTGCTGATCATAGTGATTACGGAATTATCTCTATAACTCTCAAAACACCACGACTATTAGATGGTTCAGGTTTTTCATTTCTTCGTTTCTTATTTCAGTACCGTTTGATGAAACAATGAACTATCTATCTTAGATGATGGAAAAAGTTAGGTACAATTCATATTAAAAAAAGAAATCAAGAAATCTATAGAATTTATCGATCAGATAAAAAGGAATAGGATACACGAGGTGTTGCGGCCATAAAACACAGGTACTTCTATTTTTTTTTCAGAGAAAAAAACCAAATTAGATAAAAAGAACGTCATAGGTTTTTCAGACAAACCCCTAAATCCTGCGATATCTTTAAATACTGTTTTTTATAATTAGTACAGTATCTACGGGGGATCTGTCTGAAATATATACCTGGTCTGTTTGGCATAGGAGTAGTTCTTCTCAGTGCGATTGCATCTGCGGTACATACTCAGCAAACCGTACCGCCAATTGTTGAAATGCTTAATGATGACGTACCGATTTGGTCAGTTGGTGATAGTTGGACGTATACAGTTTCTTCGTTTACCGTAGATTATGATGCAAATGGACAACGAGTGTATTGCACAGGTCGTATCGATGAGGTCACGTTGACTGTTTCCAGTACGAGTGGAACAAACTACGTTGTTGACGTTACTGGTAAGATAACCTGCGGGTATTCTATCCATGTACGTTCATCATCCTTGACTTTAGATATGGTCGGTTCTCTGAAACCATCGACAACGAAATTGGTCGGTTCGATGGTGTTTTCTAAATCAAATCTTCAGCCTGTTGATGGGACTGCTGTGATTAAGGGTATTTCAATGGCAAAGATTTTGCCGCTTCCTTTTGCAGTACCGCTGCCGATAAAGATATCGCTGGATGGCGACCTTTCACAACCATTTCCGTTATTTCAATTTCCGCTGTATACTCATAAATTCTGGGAGATGCCAGATCTCCGGATTCAATCTAACATTAAAGCAGGTGGCATCTTTGGTTTGATCCAAATTCCGGTAACATTTACTACTCAGTATTCTTGGTTGCCACTTGCGTTCCACTGTGTAGATAAACAATCAATAAGTGTTCCTGCTGGAACGTATACTGCTTGGCATATCACATCGACATTCTTTGATATGTTTGATTATTATTATGCACCAGCGGTTGGAAATCTAGTTAAAATTGATGCGGTTCTTCCTAACGGAGAAGTTCATGCAGTGTTGAAATCAACGACATATTCAATATAAAAAATAGACACATGAAGTGTTTGGCTATTGATATGAATATAATGAGGTAGAGTAAGGGGAAAAGAGAATTATGAAAAAAATTGGAGCAATACTCTTAACAGGTTTAGTCCTTATGAGTGGACTTGGTGCTGCTGTATCATTTTCAAAACAACCATCAAACATTGTTGAAAATGTCGTTTTTCAAAACATGGTGATTTCTGAAACCGAAACTAATACGATTGTTTCTTTGGATGTATCAAACAGCTGGGTGAAAAACCCGGGAAAACCATTACTTCCTATGGTTCAGAAAACATATATTTTTCCGTTTGGTACACAGATTAATAGTGTTGATGTAATATTTGTCAACCCTCAAATAATCCAGTTTTCAAAAGAGATTATTCCAGCACCCCTGGCTCAAACAGTGGTTCATGGAAAATTGATTTCTCAACAGCAAGATCAGACAACGAATACTGCTTTGTATCCTGAAACACCGTTCAGCTATTCTGTCTATGCTGGCATTAAGGGGACAACCCATGTTCTGTTTCTTGTCGTCTACCTGTATCCTATTCGATGTGACATCCAAGATAAGATCTTATTTTTTTCAGATGAAGCTGCTCTTCGTATATCATATACGTTACCAGTGCAGCCAGTTTTTACTTCAGATGATTATGATCTTGTGATTATCGCACCTGAGGTTTTTTCAGAAGCATTGCAACCATTAGTTGAACATAAAAATAGTCATGGTGTTTCAGCGTTTTTGAAGACTGTTGAATCAATCTATGCTGAGTATACTGGTGTTGATGAACCTGAACAAATCAAGTATTTTATCAAAGATGCTGTTGAAACCATGGGTGTTGATTATGTGTTGCTTGTCGGTGGCCAAAAGGGGCAACGGCGATCGTGGTATGTTCCGGTTCGGTATGCAAATCTTGACGATAACTCAGATTTTGAAACTAGTTATGTAAGCGATTTGTATTATGCTGATATCTATGATGCCGGTGGTAATTTTTCAAGCTGGGATCCTAATGGGAATGGAATTTTTGCTGAATGGAAAGATGGAACAAAAGAAATCCTTGATCTTGTTCCTGATGTGTATCTTGGTAGGATTCCCTGTCGTAGTGTGTACTTCGTGAAAATCATGGTTGATAAAATTATCACCTATGAGACGAATGCTGCTGGAAAATCCTGGTTTAATGATATGGTGGTTGTTGGTGGTGATTCAGCACCTGGAGACCTGTATTATGAGGGTGAAGAGGAAAATAAAAAAGCATTGGAGTACATGGATTTTTTTAATGGTGTTTCCTGTTGGACATCTGATGAGACATTAACTGGACCGCAAAGTGTTATTGATGCGGTATCTCAGGGTTGTGGTTTTCTGTTTTTTGATGGTCATGGGAATCCATCAGTGTGGTCAACGCATCCACCTAATAATGAAAGTGTGTGGATTACTGGTTTGAGTAATCGTGATATGCGCAAGCTTCGAAATGGCGATAAACTCCCGGTTTGTGTTGTTGGCGGGTGTCATAATGCTCAGTTTAATACAAGTTTGATGCGTATCCTTGAAGGTATTAAAAGTGAGGGTTTTAATTTTTTCAAACGTTCGTTTTATTATAAAGACTGGGTTCCTGAATGTTGGGCTTGGAAAATGGTGCAGGTAAAACGAGGTGGTGCAATTGCGGTCATGGGATATACTGGTCTTGACTGGTTTGCTACAGGTGATTATACTAGTGATGGCATTCCTGATTGTACCCAGTTTTTTTCAGGGTATGCAAATACTCATTTTTTCAAAAACTATGGAGTAAATGATATCACTGTTCTGGGGCAGACACATACACAGACACTTGTTGATTATATCATCGATAACCCGCCGATGAGTGAACCGCTTGATTGTAAAACAGTTCAAGAATTCGTACTGCTTGGTGATCCAAGTCTTCAGATCGGTGGGTATGTTTAAAACAGGGTGATTGCAATGAACAAGAAAATAGTTCCCTTTATTCTTTTCTTTTTGCTTCTTTTTAGTTCTTGTGTTGGTGCAGGTTTTTTTTCGTTGCAGTCGTCAGATCCAACGATGTTAGTTCGAGTTGATCTGAGCATGCAACAGGTTGTGTTACCTCGGGGTGTGGAAATAGCAAGCATGGTTCCTGAGAGTTATGTTGATATTTTTATCCAACAGAGCCGTCTTTCAGAACTTCGAGAAAAAACATCAGCATATCGTGTTCTGATTGAAGATGTTGATCTGTATAGTAGTCAGTTTATTGGTCAGTATCACACCCTTGCACAAATCGAACAAATCCTTGCTGACACGGCTGCAAGCTACCCGTCGATCACCAAATTAACAAGTATTGGATCAACCTATGAGGGTCGAAATATTTATTGTCTTGAAATTTCTGATAATCCTGGTGTTGATGAAGACGAACCAGGTGTACTCTTTATGGGTTTGCACCATGCACGCGAATGGCCGACGGTTGAGATATGTTTGTATATTCTCAGTCAGTTAACTTCACAGTATGGAAGTGATTCGATGTTGACAAACCTGGTAGATACTCGTCGTGTTTGGATTGTTCCTTGTGTGAATCCTGATGGGTATTACTACTGTCATGATCAGGGTCATGACTGGCGGAAAAACCGGCAGTATTTCTCCCAGTTTGGAACCATAGGTGTTGATCTGAATAGGAATTATGATGGTACGTGTAATGGTGAACCTATGGGTGCATGGGGATCTGTGATGAATGGAGCAGCAACGCATTCACCTAATCAAGAAACCTATTGCGGTCCAGCTGCTTTTTCCGAGTATGAAACCCAAGCTATTAAAAACATGTTTCTAACCAATGATATTTGCGCTTCGATTAGCTGGCATACCTATTCTGAATTGGTTCTCTGGCCGTGGGGGTATGCAACCAACGAACAGACACCAGATAATACGTATCTGAAACAAGTTGGTCAGGGTATTGCTGCTCGTATCACCAAGCAATCTGGTTCTGGTACGTATACCCCGCAGCAAAGCGCAGCGTTGTATCCAACCACCGGTGATACTGATGACTGGGCATATGGCTATGCACATTATATTCAGGGAAGAAATACGTTTGCATATACAATTGAAGCTTGTTCTCAGTTTCAACCACCAGCCTCCAAGCTTGATCAGATATGTGCTGAGAATTTTGATGGTGCACTGTTTCTTCTAAAGGAAGCTGCAAATATAAGTGCACTGATCCCACGACCATTGCCACCGGTTCTCACTGTACCTTCGAGTGATCCTGATGGGAACTATCTTGTTTCATGGACTGAGCAGAACCCTTCTGCTGGTGTTGATTGTTTTCAGCTTGATGAACTCAGTCGTTTTCATGTTTTAGTTGATGATGCAGAATCATCAGAGATTCAATGGACTTTGATTGGTTTTACCAAAAGTTCAGATCAGATGCATTCCGGTACACAAAGCTACAAAGCCAAGAATCAGAATAATTATGTTTCTTCAATGACCAGTAACTATGCAATGCCGGTTACGAGTGGTATGATTTTGTCGTTTTGGACATGGTATAGCATTGAGAATCAATGGGATTATGCGTTTGTTGAGGTGAGCCGTGATGGGCGGAAGTATGACGTCCTTGATGCGTATACTGGTTCCTCATCAGGTTGGGTGCAGAAACAATATGATCTCAGTAGTTATGCTGATAACTCGGTTTTTATCAGGTTGCGATATACGACTGATGATGAAACGCTCGGGTCTGGTTTTTATGTTGATGATATCAGCCCGGTTCCAGTGTTTGACCAGAGTGTGACGCTTTCTGATACTATTGGGGATACATCATTTGAGGTTTCTGGCAAAGCAAATGGGACGTATTACTATCGTGTCCGAGCTCATAATACTGTTCGTGGGTGGGGTGACTATAGCATGCTTCAAAAAATACTGGTTGGTAGTGGTGAGGATACCCAGCCGCCCAGTGTTCAGATCATGGTTCCTGCTGAGAAAAAACTGTATCTTGGATCAAGGATGTTTCCGTTTTTTGTAACCCTTGTGATTGGGCGTATCACCGTTGAGGTTAGTGCTGTGGATGCATCTGGGATTGATCAGGTTGAGTTTTATCTAGATGGTATATTTGTTGGAAATGATACCGAGGAACCATATACCTATGCATGGGTGCAGAAAAGCTTTGGGAAACATGTTGTAGCAGTGATTGCTGTTGATACGTATGCAAATCAGGCTTCACAGGAAATAGCCGTGTGGAAGTTTTTCTGAAACAATCCTTTTTTCTTTTCTTCCATGTTAGTTTTTTCATTTTATGGTGTTGCAGTTTTTTTGTCGAATGGAGTATTTTTACTGCTTTTTCCGTCAAAACGATAAAAAAAACACGTTTTTTGGAATTTTGACGGAAAAAACCGTAGTAGGGTTTTATGTTTCTCTGAAATAATATTGTTTTTTATGGGACTACATTTGAAAACGAAACCTTGGAGGAATACCTATGGAAAAAACTGCATATACGCTCTGCAGGATTCAGCAGCAGATTTCTGATTTTTTACGTTGTAATCCTGGTGCGCATTGCCGGGAGGTGTCTCGTAGGTTGAATATTCCGTTTAGTACGGTACGATATCATCTGGTACGTCTTGAAAAACAAAACATACTGTATTGTGTTCGTGTTGGGAAGTATGCTCGATATTATGTATCTGGGATGATCGGTGTTGATGAACGGAGTATTGTGAGTGTGCTTCGGAATGCAACACAAAAGCAGATTATAGAGGTGTTATTAGTGAATGTTGCTGTGTCAAAAGAGGAGGTAGGTAATTGTTTGCGGAGGCATCCGACGACAATTATGTTTCATTTGAACCAGCTGCTTGAACGTGATATTATAACAACCCAGGGTTGTTCTGATGCTTTGGTTGGATCAAAAGAAAACCTGGGTTGTAGTTGTCAGACGAGTTCGAGAGCAAAGTTTAAACGGTATCGGTTAAAAAAACCTGATCTGGTAGCTCAAGTTATGCAGAAATATGCAGCAGATACTTGCTTAGGAGCTAAATAGTATCATGGTTGAATCTGGTTAATCGTCTTTATCGAATCGTATTTGAAATAAACTACGTATCACCTCCTCTTCGAACGATATCTAATTTTGATTTATGATATTTTATCCAAAAATAATAGCTTGTTACTTATTTTTTTATACACAAAAAACAGCTAAAAAAGGATGATTGATCTATAAAGTATAAATATTTGGATGATACTATGTTTTTTAAAGGCTTGATAAACTCAAGCAGAGAATGGAGGAAAAGATTTGATGAAGAAAATGAAAGGAAAAGATTTTTGTATCGGGGCTGTTGTTCTTATGGTACTACTTGCAATAGCACCCTCGATAAATGCTCATGGAATAAGTAATAAACTACCTGATGGTGGAAACGGACCTTTTACAAAATATACTCAACCTCAACCACAAGCGGATGATGACGATAATTCCGTTTACGAAGTAGTTTGGGAAGATACTTATTATGGTGCGGGGATGGTACTTGATGTTGCAAGCGATTTTGATAATAATTATATTGTTGTTGGTGTCACTCATTCATTTGAGGGAGCAGTTGTAAAATATAACGGCGTCACTGGTGAAGTCATTTGGGATAATATTATTTCTGATTCAGTGATGTTACCATTTTATGAAGGAGAAACCTATCAACCAACTTCAGATATCAGCAGATTCTATTGTATACGAAATCTTATGTTAGATGTTCACCAGCAACGATATGATTTTTCTCTCGACCCGACTGGAGCTTATTTTATACTAATTACAGGGGTTGACATCTTTTCGAATGGAGATGTAGTTATTGTAGCTACAGCAATTGACAATACGAATGATAATGATCCATCTGATGTATATATTGCAAAATATAGTGGATTAACAGGAGAAGTGATATGGGAGAGGCTACTTGATTTATATGTTTGGGATTTTGGATATTCGGTAGCTGTGACAAGTAATGATAATGTGATTGTTGTTGGTGTCAGTGGGGGTTATGAAACCCATAATGGTCAATTACTCCCAATCATGGATGGATGGGTATACAAACTTGATGGAGATAATGAAGGTTGTACTCTTGATCAGAGTCATATTTTTGGGATTACCCAACCACTACCATACTATTTTGATGTTGCACTCGATTCAAATAATAATGTTTTTGCCACCGGTGCTTGTCTTATTATTGATTGGAGTAATTTTCCAGAGATCACCGATGTGCAGACGGTTGTTGTGAATAGATATAGTGGAACTACTCTTAATTTACAGAAGTCATATTACGGGAATCCAGCAATTTTCACATGGCTATGCACGATTACTATTGACACAGAAAATAAAATCTACGTTGGAGGACATATTAACAACCCTACTACAAACCGATATATAATGAAGTTCACAAATAATTTAAACACAAGTTTATGGACCTTGCAAAACGTTCCAGGGGAAGTTGTATGTCTTGCAGCATCAAAAAATCCCAATGTTGATGAAATAGCTGCACAAATAGGAGGTAATGGTTTTATCACTGATCGTTTCACCTTCGCCGGGGCGTTTATCGCACCTGAAATCATTGAGCATTTAAATGAGGGATGTGGAATGGCAATTGTTTATGACGGAAATAATGATATGGTCGTAACAGGGTCC comes from Candidatus Thermoplasmatota archaeon and encodes:
- a CDS encoding C25 family cysteine peptidase encodes the protein MKKIGAILLTGLVLMSGLGAAVSFSKQPSNIVENVVFQNMVISETETNTIVSLDVSNSWVKNPGKPLLPMVQKTYIFPFGTQINSVDVIFVNPQIIQFSKEIIPAPLAQTVVHGKLISQQQDQTTNTALYPETPFSYSVYAGIKGTTHVLFLVVYLYPIRCDIQDKILFFSDEAALRISYTLPVQPVFTSDDYDLVIIAPEVFSEALQPLVEHKNSHGVSAFLKTVESIYAEYTGVDEPEQIKYFIKDAVETMGVDYVLLVGGQKGQRRSWYVPVRYANLDDNSDFETSYVSDLYYADIYDAGGNFSSWDPNGNGIFAEWKDGTKEILDLVPDVYLGRIPCRSVYFVKIMVDKIITYETNAAGKSWFNDMVVVGGDSAPGDLYYEGEEENKKALEYMDFFNGVSCWTSDETLTGPQSVIDAVSQGCGFLFFDGHGNPSVWSTHPPNNESVWITGLSNRDMRKLRNGDKLPVCVVGGCHNAQFNTSLMRILEGIKSEGFNFFKRSFYYKDWVPECWAWKMVQVKRGGAIAVMGYTGLDWFATGDYTSDGIPDCTQFFSGYANTHFFKNYGVNDITVLGQTHTQTLVDYIIDNPPMSEPLDCKTVQEFVLLGDPSLQIGGYV
- a CDS encoding M14 family zinc carboxypeptidase is translated as MNKKIVPFILFFLLLFSSCVGAGFFSLQSSDPTMLVRVDLSMQQVVLPRGVEIASMVPESYVDIFIQQSRLSELREKTSAYRVLIEDVDLYSSQFIGQYHTLAQIEQILADTAASYPSITKLTSIGSTYEGRNIYCLEISDNPGVDEDEPGVLFMGLHHAREWPTVEICLYILSQLTSQYGSDSMLTNLVDTRRVWIVPCVNPDGYYYCHDQGHDWRKNRQYFSQFGTIGVDLNRNYDGTCNGEPMGAWGSVMNGAATHSPNQETYCGPAAFSEYETQAIKNMFLTNDICASISWHTYSELVLWPWGYATNEQTPDNTYLKQVGQGIAARITKQSGSGTYTPQQSAALYPTTGDTDDWAYGYAHYIQGRNTFAYTIEACSQFQPPASKLDQICAENFDGALFLLKEAANISALIPRPLPPVLTVPSSDPDGNYLVSWTEQNPSAGVDCFQLDELSRFHVLVDDAESSEIQWTLIGFTKSSDQMHSGTQSYKAKNQNNYVSSMTSNYAMPVTSGMILSFWTWYSIENQWDYAFVEVSRDGRKYDVLDAYTGSSSGWVQKQYDLSSYADNSVFIRLRYTTDDETLGSGFYVDDISPVPVFDQSVTLSDTIGDTSFEVSGKANGTYYYRVRAHNTVRGWGDYSMLQKILVGSGEDTQPPSVQIMVPAEKKLYLGSRMFPFFVTLVIGRITVEVSAVDASGIDQVEFYLDGIFVGNDTEEPYTYAWVQKSFGKHVVAVIAVDTYANQASQEIAVWKFF
- a CDS encoding winged helix-turn-helix transcriptional regulator, giving the protein MEKTAYTLCRIQQQISDFLRCNPGAHCREVSRRLNIPFSTVRYHLVRLEKQNILYCVRVGKYARYYVSGMIGVDERSIVSVLRNATQKQIIEVLLVNVAVSKEEVGNCLRRHPTTIMFHLNQLLERDIITTQGCSDALVGSKENLGCSCQTSSRAKFKRYRLKKPDLVAQVMQKYAADTCLGAK